In one Mucilaginibacter ginsenosidivorax genomic region, the following are encoded:
- a CDS encoding alpha-2-macroglobulin family protein: protein MENGYTRFRKRKSLITFGAALAVLLIIAYLIVNGQKKNVVDPAFSKYIESYTTGVISKTSPITIRLASTVQITHQQNEEVDNNLFDFSPSVKGKAYWTDSRTIEFRPDKKLDPDKTYNAEFKLGKLIDVPSRFNRFKFNFQVVKPDFNVAFNGLQTATSTSTDEMKMEGSVQTADTEDPALIEKVITVNYMLPVKISWEHNTVAKTHTFKITGLKRQKGEVAALTINWDGSSINVDKKGEQHFDVPAIGDFKVLNVRAIQDNDQYVLVQFSDAIVVGQELAGLIGINNVTDPAYAIEGSTVKIYAPERLEGDYSVFVNEGVENISHKKITKTYTANVFFENRLPGVTIPGKGVILPDSGKLMMPFEAVNLKAVDVSVIKIYESNVPQYFQNNDFNGSQELRQVGKPILQKTIRLDNDKGLNLNKKNRFMLDLDQMIRTEPGAIYRVIIGFRQEYSLYNCSLAGAGKKSGTDDDEYGGGDYSYSDNAGKVNDEDNDFWSRYDSYYPEGYDWQEKDNACTPSYYTKTRWATRNIIASNIGLIAKRGNNNNMLIAVTDIMNAKPMDGVELQLLDYQKQVLLKTTSGSDGLASFDLKRKPYLLLAKKGNQRGYLKLDDGNTLPLTRFNVGGDEVQSGLKGFIYGERGVWRPGDSIFMTFILEDKLKTLPADHPVEFELKDPNDKLYKRITNTKSVDGFYSFHTATETSSPTGNWTATVKVGGATFEKKIKVETIMPNRLKLGLTFGGAEELTKGNNANGKLTARWLFGGAAQNLKAKVDAFLSAQTTTFKNYKDYVFDDPTLAFNMQTQTVFDGKLSAEGNADVDANINIEKQAPGQLRANFLVKVFEPGGNFSVQQVSLPYNVYPGYVGIKTPEGSALSGMLVTDKDQQIDIADVDVNGNALAGTRNVQLELYKIQWRWWWDETGNEMTNFTQGKYNKLIKTQSIQLTNGHGKWTLRVPKADWGRYLIKVKDEQTGHSTGKIIYVDWPNWSERLQQSNPTEAAMLSFTSDKQAYNVGEQATLTIPTAADGRALISFENGSKILKTTWIDTKKGQTQYSFTVEPDMAPNVFVNVTMLQHHSQTVNDLPIRMYGVIPLIVNNPATILKPVITMPDKIRPETQSAITVSEATGKEMTYTIAIVDEGLLDITSYKLPDPHNTFYAKEALGVKTWDLFDYVIGAYGGGLNRILSIGGDGSLGSNRNVSVNRFKPVVKFMGPFHLGAGEKQTTGFKLPQYVGSVKAMVVAGHDGAYGIAEKAVVVKKPLMILATLPRVLGPSEKVQLPVTVFAMEPNIKTVTVSVQSNAFSNLEGNNTQTLTFAKTGDQMVTFDLNVKDFVGIGKVKVVAKSGSETAAYDVELNVRNPNPPVTRILEKELAAGEAWNIAYQAVGISGTNKNTLEIASIPPLNLGKRLDYLIDYPHGCVEQTTSAAFPQLYLGQLLDLSPRQKAESDRNIKATIARLNGFQVQGGGLSYWPDGGNADEWGTNYAGHFMLAAQAKGYSMPLGFMEQWKKFQKQKALSWSPDSRSFYGDDLNQAYRLYLLALARSPELGAMNRLREFKYLSIEAKWRLAAAYKLAGQPEIGLRMIAGLPTVIKPYYTMFGTYGSDLRDEAMILETLTLLGQQARAAAQLRTVAAKLSQDDWYSTQTTAYSLIAIAQYCGQNKSSGKMTFSFQGGAVNSQSYIWQNVLAAGGGKVSLKNNGNNRLYVRLIQKGQPSSGLDVKTFIDPRVLQMRVGYFTLSGKQIDPSSLRQGTDFVAQVNIKNPGKRGRYDNLALTQIFPSGWEILNSRMMNNDEAFKSSPSDYRDIRDDRVNTYFSLPEGREVTYYVMLNAAYAGHYYLPAVYCEAMYNSSINSLIKGQWVDVTK, encoded by the coding sequence ATGGAGAACGGATATACTAGGTTCCGCAAACGTAAAAGCTTAATTACATTCGGCGCCGCGCTTGCTGTGCTGCTGATTATCGCTTATCTTATTGTTAATGGCCAGAAGAAAAATGTGGTCGACCCAGCCTTTAGCAAGTACATCGAGTCGTACACAACCGGGGTAATTTCCAAGACAAGCCCCATTACCATTCGCCTGGCCAGCACCGTACAAATTACCCATCAGCAAAACGAGGAGGTTGATAACAACCTGTTTGATTTCTCTCCATCGGTAAAAGGCAAAGCCTACTGGACAGATTCTCGTACCATTGAATTCCGGCCGGATAAAAAGCTCGACCCTGATAAAACCTACAATGCCGAATTTAAACTGGGCAAACTGATTGACGTGCCTTCCAGGTTTAACAGGTTTAAATTTAACTTCCAGGTGGTTAAGCCCGATTTTAACGTTGCTTTTAACGGGCTGCAAACAGCTACCAGTACATCTACCGACGAGATGAAGATGGAAGGATCGGTACAAACGGCCGATACCGAGGATCCTGCCCTTATTGAAAAAGTAATTACCGTAAATTATATGCTGCCGGTGAAGATAAGCTGGGAGCACAACACAGTGGCAAAAACCCACACTTTTAAAATAACCGGCTTAAAACGGCAAAAGGGCGAAGTTGCAGCGCTAACCATAAATTGGGACGGTAGCAGCATCAACGTTGATAAAAAAGGCGAGCAGCATTTTGATGTGCCTGCCATAGGTGATTTTAAGGTGCTGAACGTTCGTGCAATACAGGATAATGACCAATATGTTCTGGTGCAGTTTTCAGATGCCATTGTGGTTGGGCAGGAGTTGGCAGGCCTTATCGGCATTAACAATGTAACCGATCCGGCTTACGCCATTGAGGGCAGTACTGTAAAAATTTATGCTCCCGAAAGGCTTGAAGGCGATTACAGTGTTTTTGTAAATGAAGGGGTAGAAAACATATCGCATAAAAAGATAACCAAAACCTATACAGCTAATGTGTTTTTTGAGAACAGGCTGCCCGGTGTTACTATACCGGGCAAGGGTGTTATCCTCCCCGATTCGGGCAAACTGATGATGCCTTTTGAGGCCGTTAATCTTAAAGCAGTTGATGTATCGGTAATTAAAATATATGAAAGCAATGTGCCGCAATATTTTCAAAACAATGATTTTAACGGCAGCCAGGAATTGCGCCAGGTAGGCAAGCCTATTTTACAAAAAACTATCAGGCTTGATAACGATAAAGGGCTTAATCTGAACAAGAAAAACCGTTTCATGCTCGATCTTGATCAGATGATCCGCACCGAACCAGGAGCAATTTATCGGGTTATCATCGGTTTCAGGCAGGAATACTCCTTATACAATTGCAGTTTAGCCGGGGCAGGCAAAAAGAGCGGTACCGATGATGACGAATATGGCGGCGGTGACTACAGCTATAGCGATAATGCCGGCAAGGTAAATGACGAGGATAACGACTTTTGGTCGAGGTACGACAGCTATTATCCCGAAGGTTATGATTGGCAGGAGAAGGATAATGCCTGTACCCCATCCTACTACACCAAAACCCGCTGGGCTACCCGTAACATTATTGCATCAAACATAGGGTTGATAGCAAAGCGGGGCAATAATAACAATATGCTTATTGCGGTTACCGATATCATGAACGCCAAACCGATGGATGGCGTTGAGCTGCAACTGCTGGATTACCAAAAGCAAGTGTTGCTAAAAACCACCTCGGGCAGCGATGGCCTGGCAAGTTTCGACTTAAAGCGTAAACCTTATTTGCTGTTGGCAAAAAAAGGAAACCAGCGTGGTTATTTAAAACTTGATGATGGCAATACCCTCCCACTTACCCGCTTTAACGTTGGCGGCGATGAAGTACAAAGCGGGCTTAAAGGCTTTATTTATGGCGAGCGTGGTGTTTGGCGGCCAGGTGATAGCATATTCATGACCTTTATACTGGAAGATAAGCTAAAAACCTTACCAGCCGACCACCCGGTAGAGTTTGAGCTGAAAGACCCCAACGATAAATTGTATAAACGGATTACAAACACCAAATCTGTTGATGGCTTTTACAGCTTCCATACCGCTACCGAAACCTCATCACCTACCGGTAACTGGACAGCTACTGTAAAAGTTGGCGGGGCTACTTTTGAAAAGAAAATAAAGGTTGAAACCATTATGCCTAACCGCTTAAAGTTGGGCTTAACCTTTGGCGGCGCCGAAGAATTAACCAAGGGCAATAATGCCAACGGCAAGCTAACCGCCCGCTGGCTGTTTGGCGGGGCTGCTCAAAATTTAAAGGCCAAGGTTGATGCTTTTTTATCGGCACAAACAACCACGTTTAAAAATTATAAGGATTATGTTTTTGACGATCCTACGCTGGCCTTTAACATGCAAACGCAAACCGTTTTTGATGGCAAGCTGAGCGCCGAAGGCAATGCCGATGTGGATGCCAATATCAATATTGAAAAACAAGCCCCCGGGCAGCTAAGGGCCAACTTTTTGGTAAAGGTTTTTGAACCGGGAGGCAACTTCAGCGTTCAGCAAGTTAGTTTGCCATATAACGTTTACCCCGGCTATGTTGGTATTAAAACGCCCGAAGGCAGCGCCCTATCCGGAATGCTGGTTACCGATAAAGACCAGCAGATTGATATTGCCGATGTAGATGTAAACGGAAACGCCCTTGCAGGTACCCGCAACGTGCAGCTGGAATTGTATAAAATACAATGGCGCTGGTGGTGGGACGAAACCGGCAATGAAATGACCAACTTTACCCAGGGTAAATACAACAAGCTGATTAAAACCCAAAGTATTCAATTAACCAATGGCCATGGCAAATGGACCCTGCGTGTACCTAAAGCCGACTGGGGCCGGTACCTGATCAAGGTAAAAGATGAACAAACAGGCCATAGCACCGGTAAAATAATTTATGTAGACTGGCCAAACTGGTCGGAAAGGTTACAGCAAAGCAACCCTACCGAAGCAGCCATGCTTTCGTTTACATCAGATAAGCAAGCCTATAACGTTGGCGAACAGGCTACATTAACCATCCCTACCGCAGCAGATGGCCGGGCATTGATCAGCTTTGAAAATGGCAGCAAGATTTTAAAAACCACCTGGATTGATACAAAAAAAGGCCAAACCCAATACAGCTTTACGGTTGAACCCGATATGGCGCCCAATGTCTTTGTAAATGTTACCATGCTGCAGCACCATTCGCAAACGGTAAATGATTTGCCAATCCGCATGTACGGGGTGATACCCCTTATCGTTAACAACCCGGCCACCATATTAAAACCGGTGATCACCATGCCCGATAAGATCAGGCCCGAGACTCAATCGGCCATTACAGTATCGGAAGCTACCGGCAAGGAGATGACCTACACCATTGCTATTGTTGATGAAGGCCTGCTGGATATTACCAGTTACAAACTCCCCGATCCGCATAATACATTTTACGCCAAAGAAGCGCTGGGTGTTAAAACCTGGGATTTGTTTGATTACGTGATTGGAGCCTATGGCGGCGGCCTTAACCGGATACTGAGCATAGGCGGCGATGGTAGCCTGGGCAGCAACAGAAATGTATCTGTAAACCGGTTTAAGCCCGTTGTGAAATTTATGGGGCCGTTCCACCTTGGGGCAGGAGAAAAGCAAACCACGGGCTTTAAACTACCGCAATACGTGGGCTCGGTTAAGGCCATGGTTGTTGCCGGTCACGATGGCGCTTACGGTATAGCCGAAAAAGCCGTTGTTGTTAAAAAGCCATTGATGATATTGGCCACCCTGCCGCGTGTATTGGGGCCATCAGAAAAGGTACAACTGCCGGTTACTGTCTTCGCTATGGAGCCTAACATTAAAACGGTTACGGTATCGGTACAAAGCAACGCCTTTAGTAACCTGGAAGGTAATAATACCCAAACCCTCACCTTCGCCAAAACCGGCGATCAGATGGTAACCTTCGATTTAAACGTTAAGGATTTTGTAGGGATAGGTAAGGTGAAAGTAGTAGCCAAAAGCGGTTCAGAAACAGCTGCTTATGACGTTGAACTAAACGTACGTAACCCTAACCCGCCGGTTACCCGAATATTGGAGAAAGAGCTTGCAGCCGGTGAAGCCTGGAACATAGCCTACCAGGCTGTAGGCATCAGCGGTACCAATAAAAACACGCTGGAGATAGCATCCATCCCACCCCTTAATTTGGGCAAGCGTTTGGATTACCTGATTGATTATCCTCATGGCTGCGTGGAGCAAACCACATCAGCTGCATTCCCGCAATTGTATTTAGGGCAACTGCTCGACTTGTCGCCAAGGCAAAAAGCCGAATCTGATAGGAATATTAAGGCTACCATAGCCAGGCTAAATGGTTTCCAGGTTCAAGGCGGCGGCTTAAGCTACTGGCCCGATGGAGGCAACGCCGATGAATGGGGAACCAATTACGCGGGGCATTTTATGCTGGCCGCGCAAGCTAAAGGCTATAGTATGCCTTTGGGCTTTATGGAACAATGGAAAAAATTCCAGAAACAGAAGGCATTAAGCTGGTCGCCGGATAGCCGCAGTTTTTATGGCGACGACCTGAACCAGGCCTACCGTCTGTACCTGCTGGCCCTCGCCCGTTCGCCCGAGTTGGGTGCCATGAACCGCCTGCGCGAATTTAAATACTTAAGCATTGAAGCCAAATGGAGGCTGGCAGCGGCCTATAAGCTGGCGGGACAGCCTGAGATTGGTTTACGGATGATTGCAGGCTTGCCAACCGTTATTAAGCCCTATTATACCATGTTTGGCACCTATGGGTCCGACTTAAGGGATGAGGCCATGATACTGGAAACATTAACCTTACTTGGCCAGCAGGCACGCGCCGCGGCACAGTTAAGAACTGTGGCTGCAAAGTTATCGCAGGATGACTGGTACAGCACCCAAACAACCGCCTACTCGCTCATAGCCATTGCGCAATATTGCGGGCAAAACAAATCGTCAGGTAAAATGACATTCAGCTTCCAGGGGGGGGCTGTTAACTCGCAATCGTATATCTGGCAAAACGTTTTAGCCGCAGGTGGTGGCAAAGTAAGCCTTAAAAATAACGGCAACAACAGGTTGTATGTAAGGTTGATACAAAAAGGACAGCCATCATCGGGCCTTGATGTAAAAACCTTTATCGACCCAAGGGTACTGCAGATGCGCGTAGGTTACTTTACCTTATCCGGTAAGCAGATAGACCCATCATCATTAAGGCAGGGTACCGATTTTGTGGCCCAGGTAAACATCAAAAACCCGGGCAAACGCGGCCGGTATGATAATTTGGCGCTAACCCAGATCTTCCCTTCGGGCTGGGAAATTCTGAATAGCAGAATGATGAACAACGATGAGGCCTTTAAATCATCCCCATCTGATTACCGCGATATCCGTGACGACCGGGTGAATACTTATTTCAGCCTGCCGGAGGGCCGCGAGGTTACTTACTACGTAATGCTGAATGCTGCCTATGCGGGGCACTATTACCTGCCTGCCGTTTATTGCGAGGCAATGTACAACAGCTCGATTAACAGTTTGATTAAGGGTCAGTGGGTTGATGTGACAAAGTAG